The DNA sequence CAGTTCGATGGATTTGGCTGAAGTCTGCAAGAAGCTATTCATAATCTCTGCGATGAGCATACGCGAAACCGGGGACTCAGATATTCTCAAAGTAATCGAACAGTAATATAAATAATGGAGGAAAAAAACTGACAACTGGCATAAAGATCACCTGCGACGAAATGCGCTACATAGCTCTCTTTGAAAGCATCAGCGGCGCCAGCGTGAAAGACTGCATCATCGACGAAGAACAGGAACGCGCCATCTTCATCGTTAACCAAGGCCAAGTGGGCGTCGCCATCGGCAAAGGCGGACGCAACATCCACACCCTGGAACGCATGACCGGCAAAAAACACGAAATCATCGAGTACAGCGAAGACCCCGTTACATTCATGAAGAATGCCCTTAAACCCGCAGCAGTCCGCGAAATCCGCGTAACCGAACGCACCGACGGCAAAAAGATGGCAGTCATCACAGTTAACCCTAAAGATAAGGGCGTCGCGATAGGTAAAAACGGCAAGAACGCTGAACGTTTGCGCTTTTTGGCAAAACGGTACTTTGACATCCAGAACGTAAGCATCACCTAAGCTCAGACCGCAAAATCGGCTGGCTAGGCGATGAAACGCTGCTGGCTACCTTGGGTATTGTTAAACCTAAATGGCATGGCTGGTGCACTTCTTTCGCTTAGTCTATAGGGTGGGTTCTGTTTAGTCCAGAAATGTTGACTAAGTTTTGTCTATAAATCTTGACAAGAAACCTTTTATCTAAAACGCTGATTCAGCGGCTAGTGGTGATAACCCATGAAATGTGCCCTATCAGCTTCAGTTTTAATTCTTTCCTGTTTAATGCTGATTAGTTTTTCAGCCTCAACCTTTTCTCTGCCAACCGCAAAAGCAGACTCCTCAAACACAAAAACCCTGGAGCTCTGCTCTTTCAGTGCTGCCACGGCTTCGCTGGTCACCAGTCCCAGCCACGCCAGCGGCTGCGCTGCTAAGCTATTGATTCCTCAAGGTGCCCCTCAGGGTTCAGGCTGCATGGCACTTTACCCCTGTAACCTCACGCTGTATTCTCTGCTGTCCTTCCAAGTTATGACCTCCTATAGCAGTGCCCTACCCCGATTCGTAATCCTCCTCGACAACAACAGCGACGCCAGCGCAGACATCCTTTTACTTAGCGATTATCAATCCGCCAGCAACGGAGCATGGGTGTCCTCTCAGGGAGGCGAGCGATGGGGCTGGACAGAAGCAAACCAAAACTTAACAGCTTATGGCTCAACGTGGAGTGAACTGGGCTACTGGAAACTGCGTTATGGGAACGCCACCGTGGTCTATGTCGGGGTTGCTTTGGAGTACTGGGCGGTTGCAGACGCAAACGGTTTAGGTCAACCTCTCTATGCCGACGAGCTTACCCTAAACGGCGTGACCTACCGCATCGCAAACGGCGCCTCTGCCCAGCCAGATGATTGGGCTATGTATCGCCATGACCTCCA is a window from the Candidatus Bathyarchaeota archaeon genome containing:
- a CDS encoding NusA-like transcription termination signal-binding factor; this encodes MTCDEMRYIALFESISGASVKDCIIDEEQERAIFIVNQGQVGVAIGKGGRNIHTLERMTGKKHEIIEYSEDPVTFMKNALKPAAVREIRVTERTDGKKMAVITVNPKDKGVAIGKNGKNAERLRFLAKRYFDIQNVSIT